The Muricauda sp. SCSIO 65647 genome includes a region encoding these proteins:
- a CDS encoding DUF2652 domain-containing protein, which produces MSKSLLFIPDISGYTQFIQTTEVEHSQHVIAELLEVLIAANTEELKLAEVEGDALFFYKENQIPSQEKLLAQIESMYAAFYSHLQKFEKNRVCPCNACATAPNLKLKIIAHSGRLQHIEVQGNRKPFGQEVIEVHRLLKNSVQHDNYVLISRPLALEIQLSYTYSSKVFRFRQGTDTYDGKQIEYLYALIDTESLNLQEVEESFSVSFDAPPQLTATKTFTIAAAQLYEYISNYSYRHHWVKGVDSFEYNPNEVTRLGTEHLCVINGAQLDFVTVTKPAQHNQLVYGEFTKSLRPVDELYQFYIVEPIDGESCEVTAETYWKVKSPIKKILMAIAVKKIFRSRLEKSLRLLEEFLVTEVKERSDNDTSG; this is translated from the coding sequence ATGTCCAAGTCGCTACTGTTCATACCTGATATTTCAGGCTACACACAATTCATACAGACCACTGAGGTCGAGCATAGCCAGCATGTTATTGCAGAATTGCTCGAGGTATTGATAGCTGCCAATACCGAAGAATTGAAATTGGCCGAGGTTGAGGGCGATGCCTTATTTTTTTATAAGGAGAACCAAATCCCTTCCCAAGAAAAGTTATTGGCCCAGATAGAATCGATGTATGCCGCATTTTATAGCCACTTGCAGAAGTTCGAAAAGAATAGGGTCTGCCCGTGCAATGCCTGTGCGACCGCACCCAATTTGAAATTGAAGATAATTGCCCATTCGGGTAGGTTACAGCATATAGAAGTTCAAGGAAATCGAAAACCGTTTGGGCAAGAGGTCATTGAGGTGCATCGACTTTTGAAGAATTCTGTTCAACATGATAACTATGTGTTGATCAGTCGCCCATTGGCGCTTGAAATTCAATTATCCTATACCTATAGCAGCAAGGTGTTTCGCTTTCGGCAAGGCACTGACACCTATGATGGCAAACAGATTGAATATCTCTATGCGCTGATCGATACCGAGAGCTTGAATTTACAAGAGGTTGAAGAGTCTTTTTCGGTTTCATTTGATGCCCCTCCGCAACTGACGGCAACAAAGACTTTTACTATAGCGGCCGCACAACTATATGAATATATCTCGAATTATTCATATCGCCACCATTGGGTGAAAGGGGTCGATTCGTTTGAGTATAACCCCAATGAGGTTACCAGATTGGGCACCGAACACCTTTGCGTGATCAACGGAGCCCAACTTGATTTTGTGACGGTCACCAAACCGGCCCAACACAACCAATTGGTGTACGGAGAGTTCACCAAAAGTCTTCGCCCCGTAGATGAACTATATCAGTTTTATATCGTGGAGCCCATTGATGGAGAAAGCTGTGAGGTAACTGCTGAAACCTATTGGAAGGTCAAGTCACCGATCAAAAAGATTTTAATGGCCATTGCGGTAAAAAAGATCTTTCGTTCCAGACTTGAAAAATCATTGAGGTTACTGGAAGAATTTTTGGTTACAGAGGTCAAAGAACGATCGGATAATGATACAAGTGGCTAG
- a CDS encoding type 1 glutamine amidotransferase domain-containing protein — translation MDLPREENSYVHFHGADHKGRILMVLSSPAISKQTGWPIGFWASELTHPLHVFQEAGYEVELASTEGGKVVMDAFSDPTDESGYSAHDVISLGFMQLNWFDQLLENTSKLTDIDPDRFDAIFLVGGQGPMYTFKGNTDLEKLFVSFFEAQKPSAAVCHSTTLLLEARKMNGELLVTDKTWTGFANAEEDFADQAVGQKIQPYRIEDEAIKLKNTTFKVAAPFSSYAIADGNLITGQQQNSGTAAARMVIEQLSKSTR, via the coding sequence ATGGATTTACCAAGAGAAGAAAACAGTTACGTACACTTTCATGGGGCAGACCATAAGGGCAGAATACTTATGGTGCTCAGCAGTCCGGCCATTTCTAAACAAACAGGATGGCCCATTGGCTTTTGGGCCTCAGAACTGACACACCCCCTTCATGTTTTTCAAGAAGCTGGTTATGAAGTGGAATTGGCCTCGACCGAAGGGGGAAAAGTGGTCATGGATGCATTCTCAGATCCGACCGATGAAAGTGGCTATTCGGCCCATGATGTGATTTCGCTAGGCTTTATGCAGTTAAATTGGTTTGATCAACTACTCGAAAACACTTCAAAGCTGACCGATATTGACCCCGATCGATTCGATGCCATTTTTTTGGTGGGTGGTCAAGGACCCATGTATACGTTTAAAGGCAATACCGATTTGGAAAAACTATTTGTCTCATTTTTTGAAGCCCAGAAGCCCAGTGCCGCTGTATGCCACTCCACTACCCTACTTTTAGAAGCTAGAAAAATGAATGGAGAGTTGTTGGTAACAGATAAAACATGGACAGGTTTTGCCAATGCTGAAGAAGACTTTGCCGATCAGGCCGTGGGTCAGAAGATACAGCCTTATCGAATTGAAGACGAGGCCATAAAACTTAAAAACACTACTTTCAAAGTAGCGGCACCTTTTTCATCGTATGCCATTGCCGATGGAAACCTTATCACCGGACAGCAACAAAATTCAGGTACAGCCGCAGCAAGAATGGTAATTGAACAACTCAGCAAATCAACAAGATGA
- the treF gene encoding alpha,alpha-trehalase TreF → MRLQVFSLFLFLFLLSGCRQAVEIKKIDSLYESQLFKDVQLAAVYEDSKTFVDLVPKGSIAELEIKYLEAKKQADFDLEVFVKENFEDRSMKSLEIRTDTTKTMYEHIENMWDKLARGPDTLIPYSSRIPLPHRYVVPGGRFQEIYYWDSYFTIEGLLAANKKQLAKSMVDNFAFLLDSIGFIPNGTRDYFLTRSQPPFFGVMVSTLAQEDKNMLVHYLPEMAKEYKFFMAHDSIEGPYGADQHVVLMTGGGLLNRYWDKGNTARPEAYKEDLHLASEKNTQAEKERLYRDLRSAAESGWDFSSRWYLEEDFASTGTTSIVPVDLNCLLYHLETQLAAASRLKGDEEIADHFAKLAGQRKNLIRKQLWNEEKGFFMDFNFETKAHTPHLTLAGAFPLFFGIADQEQAEKVKNMLMETFLKDGGLVSTLNHSGQQWDAPNGWAPLQWMAVKGLLAYGYEEEAREIMERWLALNEKVFKNTGKMMEKYNVEDLSLLSGGGEYETQDGFGWTNGVALGFKRILDEMEQN, encoded by the coding sequence GTGAGATTACAAGTTTTTTCCTTATTCCTGTTTTTGTTCTTGTTGTCTGGTTGCAGGCAAGCCGTAGAAATCAAAAAAATTGACAGTCTTTATGAATCGCAACTGTTCAAAGATGTGCAATTGGCAGCGGTCTATGAAGACTCTAAAACATTTGTTGATTTAGTGCCCAAGGGATCCATTGCCGAATTGGAAATCAAATATCTTGAGGCCAAAAAACAGGCTGATTTTGATCTGGAAGTTTTTGTGAAGGAAAATTTTGAAGATCGTTCCATGAAATCTTTGGAAATCAGAACCGATACGACCAAGACCATGTATGAACATATTGAAAATATGTGGGATAAACTCGCCCGGGGCCCCGATACGCTGATTCCCTATTCAAGCCGTATACCGTTGCCACACCGTTACGTGGTGCCCGGCGGCCGTTTTCAGGAAATCTATTATTGGGACAGCTATTTCACGATAGAGGGGCTATTGGCGGCCAATAAGAAACAGTTGGCAAAGAGCATGGTCGACAATTTTGCTTTTTTATTGGACTCTATCGGTTTTATACCGAATGGTACCCGTGATTACTTCCTGACCCGTTCGCAACCGCCATTTTTTGGCGTTATGGTCAGCACATTGGCCCAAGAAGACAAGAATATGCTGGTGCATTACCTACCCGAAATGGCCAAAGAATATAAATTTTTTATGGCGCATGACAGCATTGAGGGCCCTTATGGTGCCGATCAGCATGTGGTGCTAATGACCGGGGGCGGTTTGCTCAATCGGTATTGGGACAAAGGCAATACGGCCCGCCCAGAGGCCTATAAAGAAGATCTTCACCTCGCTTCAGAAAAAAATACTCAAGCAGAAAAAGAGCGGCTCTATAGAGATTTACGTTCCGCTGCCGAAAGTGGTTGGGATTTCAGCTCAAGATGGTACCTCGAAGAAGATTTTGCCAGTACGGGCACCACCTCCATTGTTCCCGTAGACCTAAATTGTTTGCTCTATCATCTCGAAACGCAATTGGCCGCTGCCAGTCGTTTAAAGGGAGATGAAGAAATCGCAGACCATTTCGCAAAGCTTGCCGGTCAACGAAAAAACCTTATCAGAAAACAGCTGTGGAACGAGGAAAAGGGCTTTTTCATGGATTTCAATTTTGAGACTAAGGCACATACACCCCATTTGACATTGGCAGGGGCCTTTCCCTTGTTTTTTGGCATAGCGGACCAAGAGCAAGCTGAAAAGGTCAAAAATATGCTGATGGAAACATTTTTAAAGGATGGTGGACTGGTCTCTACCCTAAACCATTCTGGCCAGCAGTGGGACGCCCCCAATGGTTGGGCGCCCTTGCAGTGGATGGCCGTAAAAGGTCTTTTGGCCTACGGATACGAAGAGGAAGCGCGTGAGATCATGGAACGATGGCTGGCTTTGAATGAAAAGGTATTCAAGAACACGGGCAAGATGATGGAAAAGTACAATGTTGAAGACTTGAGCCTTCTGTCAGGCGGTGGCGAATATGAGACCCAAGATGGTTTCGGATGGACCAATGGTGTGGCCTTGGGCTTCAAGAGAATTTTGGATGAAATGGAGCAGAACTGA
- a CDS encoding NADPH-dependent F420 reductase produces the protein MKLAFIGIGNVGFAIAHTLQQKGHEITIATNDPNSKSVASALKKNENMTAKSIQDAVAWAEIVFLAVPFGAVEMVLNEIDFEGKTLVDCTNPVGQGISHGLNSEISGSEKIQAWAPSAKVVKAFTIYGYENLQDASFPNYPNKPVMLVAGDDQNAKEQLKPLIEETGYMYKDTGALDQSLHLEHMTLLWVKMVRRDGHHPNFVWSYMER, from the coding sequence ATGAAACTAGCATTTATCGGAATCGGAAATGTGGGCTTTGCCATTGCCCATACATTACAACAAAAAGGCCATGAAATTACCATTGCCACCAACGACCCAAATTCTAAAAGTGTCGCATCAGCGTTGAAAAAAAATGAAAATATGACCGCAAAGTCGATACAAGATGCCGTTGCCTGGGCAGAAATCGTTTTTTTGGCCGTTCCGTTCGGGGCTGTCGAAATGGTGCTAAACGAAATTGATTTTGAGGGAAAAACTTTGGTGGACTGTACCAATCCGGTTGGTCAGGGCATTTCACATGGGCTTAACAGTGAAATCTCCGGGTCGGAAAAAATACAGGCGTGGGCGCCCTCGGCCAAAGTGGTAAAGGCCTTTACCATTTATGGATATGAAAATTTACAGGATGCTTCCTTTCCCAACTACCCTAACAAACCCGTGATGTTGGTCGCGGGCGATGACCAAAATGCAAAGGAACAACTTAAACCTTTGATTGAAGAAACAGGTTATATGTATAAAGATACGGGAGCTTTAGACCAATCATTACATTTAGAACATATGACTCTGCTATGGGTGAAAATGGTCAGAAGGGATGGGCACCACCCTAACTTTGTCTGGAGCTATATGGAAAGATAA
- a CDS encoding DUF3052 domain-containing protein, which produces MPAGYSKTPLFKKLGIKSGFTIHLKNQPEHYWKLFELVPSDIEVVKKPKPGSIDFVHLFCTSQSELKKRAGTCKELLKKTGMLWVSWPKGSSEIPSDIKRDHIRDHLLAIGLVDTKVAAIDGDWSGLKFMYRLKDR; this is translated from the coding sequence ATGCCGGCCGGTTATTCAAAGACACCGCTCTTCAAAAAACTGGGTATCAAATCTGGTTTTACCATCCATCTTAAAAACCAGCCCGAACATTACTGGAAACTTTTCGAGTTAGTGCCATCCGATATTGAGGTAGTGAAAAAGCCCAAACCTGGTTCCATAGATTTTGTGCATCTGTTCTGCACCTCACAAAGCGAATTGAAAAAACGGGCAGGGACCTGCAAAGAGTTGCTCAAAAAAACCGGTATGCTATGGGTAAGCTGGCCAAAGGGTAGTTCTGAAATACCTTCTGATATAAAGCGTGATCACATTCGTGACCATTTGTTGGCCATTGGGTTGGTCGATACCAAGGTGGCGGCCATTGATGGTGATTGGAGCGGACTAAAATTCATGTATCGCCTTAAGGACAGATAG
- a CDS encoding VPS10 domain-containing protein translates to MRLRLKGLLAFFTLCTIATGISQENEKKEADIHAGLKFRNLGPALTSGRIADIAIHPENENVWYVAVGSGGVWKTVNAGTTFKPIFDKEKSYSIGCVTIDPNNPSTVWVGTGENVGGRHVGFGDGIYVSHDEGKTWKNKGLKASEHISKIIIDPENSNKIYVAVQGPLWSKGGERGLYLSEDGGNTWTKTLGGNEWTGVTDMEMDPNDSNVLYAATWDRHRTVAAYMGGGPGTGIHKSTDGGQTWTELKQGIPKSNLGKIGLAISPFDSDVIYAAIELDRKKGGLFISRNGGASWSKQSDAVSGGTGPHYYQELYASPHQEGRLYLMSNYVQVSVDHGKTFNFMNEKKKHVDSHAMAFKKDDPYYVLFGTDGGLYESYDLTKTWRYFDNLPITQYYKVAVDDSEPFYNIYGGTQDNGSHGGPSRTTSSAGILNHDWWITLGADGHQSAIEPGNPDITYGEFQQGWLWRIDQTTGETVFIQPQPAEGDPHERFNWDAPILVSPHKPTRLYFASYRVWKSENRGDSWTAISNDLTRNEERLTLPIMGKQQSWDNPWDVDAMSNYNTITSLAESPKQEGLIYAGTDDGILQVTEDGGANWRKIALGSIKGVSDRAFVNDVRADLYDANTVYLVLDNHKEGDFKPYLLKSTDKGRTWSFMNGNLPKRLLTWRIVQDHEDKDLLFTATEFGIYFTKDGGKNWQQLKGGLPTISFRDITIQRRENDLVAASFGRGFYVLDDISPIRDFDPAKKNEVQFFNTRPAYWYVPKDGVYGQGNNEYVAENPPFGAVFTYYLPKKYESMKDQRVKKEKELTKQKANIPFPGWEALAEEKQQEKPGLFLMIKDADGNLVNTVKATAKKGFNRVAWDLAHASRSGVSLKAPKPSDDDNFFGSPYMATPGTYSVALYENIDGTLKQLAGPMNFEVKKLRDGALPAKPTSEIDAFREDFQAYQQDLKAINTHLENGLKKVDAMKRAFKQAKRPSDQLYSKIHDAKEKLLGMKAVMQGNTAKNEIGERNPPSPGDGAFVGFVALNNTYGPTENHKKAFARAQKQMNGVKSNLRNMVDTTLPAIEAELKASGAPWIEGQRF, encoded by the coding sequence ATGAGACTACGTTTGAAAGGCTTGCTCGCCTTTTTCACCTTATGTACAATTGCAACTGGTATTTCACAGGAAAACGAAAAAAAGGAAGCCGACATCCATGCAGGACTAAAGTTCCGAAATCTGGGGCCAGCACTGACCTCGGGCCGTATTGCCGATATTGCCATCCATCCTGAAAATGAGAATGTTTGGTATGTGGCCGTAGGGTCGGGCGGAGTATGGAAAACGGTCAATGCGGGCACGACCTTCAAACCTATTTTTGATAAGGAAAAGAGTTATTCAATAGGTTGCGTGACCATCGATCCCAATAATCCTTCCACGGTTTGGGTGGGCACCGGTGAAAACGTGGGTGGCCGCCATGTTGGTTTTGGCGACGGCATCTACGTCAGCCATGATGAAGGAAAGACCTGGAAGAACAAGGGGTTAAAAGCTTCAGAGCATATTTCGAAAATTATTATTGATCCTGAGAATTCGAACAAAATATATGTGGCCGTACAGGGTCCGTTATGGAGCAAGGGCGGTGAGCGCGGTCTTTATCTTTCAGAGGATGGTGGAAACACATGGACCAAAACACTTGGTGGCAATGAGTGGACGGGCGTTACCGACATGGAAATGGATCCGAACGATTCCAATGTACTTTATGCGGCCACTTGGGACAGGCACCGGACAGTGGCAGCGTACATGGGTGGTGGTCCTGGCACGGGAATTCATAAAAGTACCGACGGGGGCCAAACATGGACTGAATTGAAACAGGGCATTCCAAAGTCAAACTTGGGAAAAATCGGTTTGGCCATCTCACCCTTCGATAGCGATGTCATCTATGCGGCGATTGAATTGGATAGGAAAAAAGGCGGACTGTTCATTTCTCGAAATGGGGGTGCTTCATGGTCTAAACAATCCGATGCCGTTTCTGGGGGTACGGGCCCACATTATTATCAAGAATTGTATGCCTCGCCGCACCAAGAGGGCCGTTTGTATCTGATGAGCAACTACGTGCAGGTATCCGTTGACCATGGCAAGACCTTCAATTTCATGAACGAAAAAAAGAAGCACGTCGATAGCCATGCGATGGCCTTCAAAAAAGACGATCCCTATTATGTACTGTTCGGTACAGATGGTGGTTTATACGAATCGTATGACCTGACCAAAACTTGGCGTTATTTCGATAATTTACCCATCACCCAGTATTACAAGGTTGCCGTCGATGACTCAGAACCCTTCTATAATATTTATGGGGGCACGCAAGATAACGGTTCACATGGCGGGCCATCGAGAACCACAAGTTCGGCCGGTATTCTCAACCATGATTGGTGGATCACCCTTGGGGCCGATGGGCACCAATCGGCAATCGAACCGGGTAATCCTGATATCACCTATGGCGAGTTTCAACAGGGTTGGTTGTGGCGTATCGACCAAACTACGGGTGAAACGGTATTTATACAACCGCAACCCGCTGAAGGTGATCCCCATGAGCGTTTCAACTGGGACGCACCCATTTTGGTGAGTCCGCACAAGCCCACACGTCTCTATTTTGCTTCCTATCGGGTGTGGAAGTCAGAGAATAGGGGAGATTCGTGGACGGCCATTTCCAATGATTTGACCCGTAATGAAGAACGGTTGACACTCCCCATTATGGGCAAACAGCAAAGCTGGGACAACCCCTGGGATGTCGATGCCATGAGCAACTACAATACGATTACCTCTTTGGCCGAGTCGCCCAAGCAAGAGGGGTTGATCTATGCGGGCACAGATGATGGTATTCTTCAAGTAACCGAAGACGGAGGGGCCAATTGGCGCAAGATTGCGCTGGGTAGCATTAAGGGCGTGTCTGATCGAGCTTTTGTCAACGATGTACGGGCCGATCTTTATGATGCCAACACGGTTTATTTGGTACTCGACAACCACAAAGAGGGTGATTTCAAGCCCTATCTGCTCAAGAGTACCGACAAAGGTCGTACTTGGAGCTTCATGAACGGCAACTTACCCAAGCGCCTATTGACTTGGCGTATTGTTCAAGACCATGAAGACAAAGACCTATTGTTCACCGCCACGGAATTCGGGATATATTTCACTAAGGACGGAGGTAAAAACTGGCAACAATTAAAGGGTGGTCTACCCACTATTTCTTTCAGGGACATTACTATTCAACGAAGGGAAAATGATTTGGTGGCCGCTTCTTTCGGAAGGGGATTTTATGTGCTGGACGATATTTCACCCATTCGTGATTTTGACCCTGCAAAAAAGAATGAAGTACAGTTTTTCAATACCCGACCCGCCTATTGGTATGTGCCCAAAGACGGGGTTTATGGGCAAGGAAACAATGAATATGTGGCCGAAAATCCGCCCTTTGGTGCGGTGTTCACCTACTACCTTCCCAAGAAATATGAGTCTATGAAAGATCAACGGGTCAAAAAAGAAAAAGAGCTGACCAAGCAAAAAGCCAATATCCCTTTTCCTGGTTGGGAAGCCCTGGCGGAAGAAAAACAGCAAGAAAAACCTGGACTGTTCTTAATGATAAAAGATGCAGATGGCAATTTGGTCAATACGGTCAAAGCTACTGCCAAAAAAGGGTTCAACCGTGTTGCATGGGACCTTGCCCATGCCAGTAGAAGTGGGGTGTCACTCAAAGCGCCAAAGCCAAGCGATGATGACAACTTTTTTGGTTCGCCCTACATGGCAACACCCGGCACCTATTCGGTGGCCCTTTATGAAAATATCGATGGTACCCTAAAACAATTGGCAGGCCCCATGAATTTTGAGGTCAAAAAGCTTCGTGATGGAGCGCTACCTGCCAAACCCACATCAGAAATCGATGCCTTTAGGGAAGATTTTCAAGCATACCAACAAGACTTGAAGGCCATCAACACCCATCTTGAAAATGGATTGAAAAAGGTAGATGCCATGAAGCGTGCCTTTAAACAAGCGAAACGTCCTTCAGATCAACTGTATTCAAAAATTCACGATGCTAAAGAAAAATTGCTTGGCATGAAAGCGGTGATGCAGGGCAATACTGCCAAAAATGAGATAGGTGAGCGAAATCCCCCAAGTCCGGGTGACGGTGCCTTTGTGGGCTTTGTGGCCTTGAACAACACCTATGGCCCTACCGAAAACCATAAAAAGGCATTCGCAAGAGCACAAAAACAAATGAATGGTGTCAAATCGAATTTACGCAACATGGTTGATACGACCTTGCCTGCTATTGAAGCTGAATTGAAGGCTTCGGGTGCTCCGTGGATCGAAGGGCAGAGGTTCTAG
- a CDS encoding winged helix-turn-helix transcriptional regulator has product MPEFLYNNKLYYNPVEFAMDRIGGTWKIPILWRLQNRVMRYGELKKDIPHITDKMLTSQLRELEKEGFVHREVYAVVPPKVEYSITAKGKRTIPVIETIRNYGLSLMTEENIIE; this is encoded by the coding sequence ATGCCAGAGTTTTTGTACAATAACAAGTTGTATTACAATCCGGTGGAGTTTGCAATGGACCGTATTGGGGGCACTTGGAAGATTCCAATCCTGTGGCGATTGCAAAACAGGGTGATGCGGTACGGTGAGCTGAAAAAAGACATTCCGCATATCACTGATAAGATGCTGACCTCGCAATTAAGGGAATTGGAAAAAGAGGGTTTTGTGCATAGGGAAGTGTATGCCGTAGTACCTCCAAAAGTGGAATATTCGATAACGGCAAAAGGCAAACGAACCATTCCTGTTATTGAGACCATTAGAAACTATGGACTCTCACTGATGACAGAGGAAAACATAATCGAATAG